DNA from Roseomonas gilardii subsp. gilardii:
GGCAGGGTCCGTGGCGCCGCCTCCGGCACGATGCTGTCCGGCACGATGCTGTGGAGATTCATGCGAACCCGTCCTCCTCGCCGCGCCTCTGCTCCGGGGTGTCGGTCGCCTTGCGCGTCCCGGGGGCACGATTCCTTGGGCGACAGGGATAGGGAGCGCGGCAGAACAAGTCCAATGCCAAGACGGGGAGAATCGATACCAGAACTGGTATGCTTCCTGGATGCCCCTCCCCACTCCCCTGCCCCTGCCCCTGCCGCCGGACTGGTTCGCGCGCTTCCGGCTGAAGCTGCGGCACCTGCAGCTCCTGGCCTCGCTGGACGAGACCCGGAACCTGAACCGCACGGCCGAGGCGCTCGGGATCACCCAGCCCGCGGCCTCCCGCCTCCTGGCCGAGATCGAGCGCATCCTGGGCGAGCCGGCCTTCCTCCGCCGCCCGCGCGGCCTGGTGCCGAACGCCCTGGGCGAGGTGCTGGTCCGCCGCGCCCGCACGGTGCTGATCGACCTGACCCAGGCCGCCGCCGAGATGAACAGCCTGCGCGGCGGGCTGGGCGGCGCCGTCGCGGTCGGCGCGGTGACCGGCCCGGCGGTGGATATCCTGAGCCGCGCCGTTGAGGCGGTGCAGCGCAGCAGCCCCGGCCTGCAGATCACGGTGGAGGTGGACACCAGCGCCCCGCTGGTGGCGCATCTGCTGGAAGGACGGCTGGATTTCGTGCTGGCCCGGCTGCCGCCGGAGATGGGGCCGGATGCCATCCTCTATCGGGAGGCGGCCGAGGAGGAGCTCTGCTTCCTGGTGCGGGCCGGGCACCCTCTGCTGCACCGGCGCGGCCTGGCGCTGCGCGACCTGCTGAACCTGCCCTGGGTGCTGCAACCGCCCGGCACGCTGCTGCGGCGGCGGGTGGACCTGCTGTTCCTGCGCCTCGGCCTGCCCCTGCCGGGGCGGATGCTCAACACCTCCTCGGTGCTGCTCACCCTGGCGAACCTGTCCCGCAGCGACGCGGTCGGCGTCATCAGCGCCTCCGTCGCCAGCATTTTCGCGCCGAAAGGCCAGTTCCGCCGCCTCGCCCCCCTGCGCGACGTGCCCCGCCTCGCCGTGGAGCCCTTCGGCCTGATCCAACTGCGCGAACGCCCCCTCTCCCCTCCTGCGCAACGCCTCTTCAGCGCGGTCGAGGGGTCGCTCTTTCCGGAAGGGTGAAGGCCGCGCTCTTGTCTGGCCCCCGGGGGCAAGGCTCCGCCTCGCCCCCGGAACCCCCACTCCGCCGGGGACCGAAGCCGGTCCCCGGACCCCGGGCTTTCGTTGGCGCCGGTGGTGGGCGTCAGCCTACTGGCTGATCCATGAGAGCAGGTGGATCAGCGTGGTGCCCGAAAAGAAAGAAGCCGTGTCCGCGCTTGTGGCGCCCGCAGTCGCCGGAGAGCATCGCTCTCCGGCGCGATCCGGTGTCAGCGAGCGCCCACGAACCGGGTCCAGGGCCCGCAGGGTCCTGGCGGATAAGGGGGTCCGGGGGGAAAAGGCGGAGCCTTGTCCCCCCCGGGGATAGCGAGACGCCAGCCGTAACGCACAACCGGCGATGCTTCCGGATCAGTCGTTATGCGTTTCGTGTGCCCCGGCGGCGCCGATCTGCCAGTATCCGGCGGCCTTGACCCGTTCCTTGGGCAGGCCGCGCTCATCCAGCAGGATGCGGCGCAGGCGCTTGGCGACCAGGGATTCGCAGGCGACCCAGGCATAGCCTTCGCCGCCCGGCAGACGCAGGGCACGCAGCGCCTCCTCCAGCCCGGTGCCCTGGCCCGGCGGCACGCGGCCGCGATGGACCCAGCGCAGGTCGAGCTTCGCCCGGCTTTGCCAGACCTGCTCCTCCTCCGGCCCGGCCACCTCGGCGATGACCAGGGCATGGCTGCCCTCGGGCAGTTCCTCCAGGCGGCGGCCGATCGCGGGCAGGGCGGTCTCGTCGCCGATCAGCAGGTGCCAGTCGAAATCCAGGGGGATCACGAAGGAGCCGCGCGGGCCGCCGAGGCCGATGCGGTCGCCGGGCCTGGCGCGGCTGGCCCAGTCCGTCGCCGGTCCGTTCTCGTGCAGGGCGAAGTCGATCTCCAGCACCCCTGCCGCCTCGTCATAGCGGCGCGGGGTGTAGTCGCGCGCAGGGGGGCGCGGCTGGCCCTCGGGGAAGACGACGCCGTTCGGCCCCGCCACCGGCAATGTCACCGGCGCGCCCGGCTCAGGGAAGAAGAGCTTCACGTGGTCGTCGAAGGAGAGGCTGGTGAAGCCGGCGAGGTCCGGCCCCGCCAGGGTGATCCGGCGCATGGCCGGGGTGATGTCCTCCACCCGTGTCACTTCGAGCTGGCGGAAGCGAAGCTCGTGGCGGACCCGGCGCGCCACCCGCGCCGGGGCCTTCTCCATGCCCGTATCCATGGCTGGTTCCCTTATTCCCGCTCGATCCGTGTCGCGGTGGCGTCGATGGCCTCCACGATGCGGCGGAGCTGTTCCTCGGAGAGGTTGCCGCGACCGAGACGCAGCCGCAGGGCGAGCTTGAGGTTATGCATGGCGCGGAGGATCTGCAACTTGCCGCCCTCGGGGCTGTCGCCGCCAGCCGCCGCCATCCGGGCGAAGAGGGCATCGGCCTCCGCCTTCTGTTCCGTCAGGACGCGTTCGCCCTCCGGGGTGACGGCATAGAGCTTCTTGGCGCCCTCAGTGGCGGAAACGGCGATCTGGCCGAGTTCCTCCAGCAGGGTCAGGGTGGGGTAGATCGTGCCGGGGCTGGGGCGGTAGGCACCGCCGAGCCGGGTCTCGATCTCCTCCATCAGCTCATAGCCGTGGCGGGGCCGTTCCGCGATCAGGCGCAACAGGACGAGGCGGAGGTCGCCGCTCTCGAAGAAGCGGCCACCGCGTCCGCCGCCGCGCCTGCCGTGATGGCCATGCCGGCCGAAGGGGCTGGAGCCGCGTCCGCCACGCTCGCCATCCCCGAAATCGCGGTGGAAGCGGCGGGCTTCGCCGTGGCTGCCCTGATCGGGCCAACGGGGCTCGGAGAGGCGTGGGTCACGGCGGTGGGAGAAGAAATGTCTCACGAGATATCCTCGATAGGGTTTCGATATATCGAAAAATAGGACACCTCTATCTGCGGCGCAAGATTCGATATATCGAAAATATTCACTTCGCCGGGATATGCCCCCGGCAGGGAGCACAGGCTCGCTCGGCGCTTGGTCCCCGGCGCCGGGTGGCTTATCTGAGGGGCGACAACCTTCCCGCGCGGCCGAAAACCCGCCTCAAGCCCGCATTCCGGCCGGATCCTCCATGACCGACACCCCCTCTCCCGCATCCGCAACTTCTCGATCATCGCCCATATCGACCATGGCAAGAGCACGCTGGCCGACCGGCTGATCCAGAAGACCGGCGCCCTGTCCGACCGCGAGATGACCAACCAGGTCCTCGACAACATGGAGCTGGAGCGCGAGCGCGGCATCACCATCAAGGCGCAGACGGTCCGGCTCGACTACCGCGCCGCGGATGGGGAGATGTACCAGCTGAACCTCATGGACACGCCGGGCCATGTGGACTTCGCCTACGAGGTCTCCCGCTCGCTGGCGGCCTGCGAGGGCTCGCTGCTGGTGGTCGATGCCTCCCAGGGCGTGGAGGCGCAGACGCTCGCCAATGTCTATCAGGCCATCGAGGCGGGGCACGAGATCGTCCCCATCCTGAACAAGGTGGACCTGCCGGCCGCCGAGCCGGAGCGGGTGAAGCAGCAGATCGAGGACGTGGTCGGCATCCCGGCCGACGACGCGGTGATGATCTCGGCCAAGACCGGGCTGAACATCGAGGGCGTGCTGGAGGCTATCGTCACCCGCCTGCCGCCGCCGCAGGGGAACCCGGACGCGCCGACCAAGGCGCTGCTGGTGGACAGCTGGTACGACGCCTATCTGGGCGTGATCATCCTGGTGCGGGTGAAGGACGGCCACCTGCGGCGCGGCCAGAAGATCCGCATGATGGCCAATGGCACCACGCATGTGATCGACCAGGTGGGCGTGTTCCGGCCGAAGATGCAGGCCGTCGAGAGCCTCGGGCCGGGCGAGATGGGCTATTTCACCGCCGCCATCAAGACGGTGGCCGACACCAATGTCGGCGACACGGTGACGGACGACCGCAACCCGGCGCCGGAGCCGCTGGCGGGGTTCAAGCCCTCCATCCCCGTGGTCTGGTGCGGCCTCTATCCCGTCGATGCCGATGATTTCGAGAAGCTGCGGGAATCGCTGTCCAAGCTGCGGCTGAACGATGCCTCCTTCCACTACGAGGCCGAGACTTCCGCCGCGCTGGGCTTCGGCTTCCGCTGCGGCTTCCTCGGCCTGCTGCACCTGGAGATCATCCAGGAGTGAGCCGTGAGTTCGACCTCGACCTGATCGCGACCGCGCCCAGCGTGGTCTACAAGATCAACAAGACGAACGGCGAGAGGATGGAGCTGCACAACCCGGCCGACATGCCGGACGGCTCGGTGATCGACACGATCGAGGAGCCCTGGATCAAGGCGACGATCTTCGTCCCCGACGAATATCTCGGCTCCGTGCTGGCGCTCTGCTCCGAGCGGCGTGGGCAGCAGATCGACCTCACCTATGTCGGCACCCGCGCCATGGCGGTCTACAAGCTGCCGCTGAACGAGGTGGTCTTCGACTTCTACGACCGGCTGAAGTCGATCTCCCGCGGCTATGCCTCCTTCGACTACACGATGGACGGCTACGAGGAGAGCGACCTCGTGAAGATCTCCATCCTGGTGAACAGCGAGCCGGTGGACGCGCTGAGCTTCATGGCGCACCGCTCCCAGGCGGAGAAGCGCGGGCGGCAGATCTGCGAGCGGCTGAAGGACCTGATCCCCAAGCAGCTCTTCAAGATCGCCATCCAGGCCGCGATCGGCTCCCGCGTCATCGCGCGCGAAACGATCGGCGCGCTGAGCAAGGACGTCACCGCCAAGTGCTACGGCGGAGACATCTCGCGCAAGCGCAAGCTGCTGGAGAAGCAGAAGGAGGGCAAGAAGCGCATGCGGCAGTTCGGCAAGGTCGAGATCCCGCAGAGCGCCTTCATCGCCGCCCTCAAGATGGACGCCTGACGGACGCCTCCCCGCGCGGGAGGCGCCCTGCCTTTTTCCCGGCCTGCCCCTCGCCGGCAGGCCGGCCCCCGCTCCGGACATTGGTTCCGGGCAGTGCCAGGATCGGGTTCCCAGGGCGCAGGGCAGATTGTTTCGATAAAGCAACATAATAGACTCTTTCCACAAGCCCCGACCCGCTTCTTCGTCGTTGACCTTTGCACCGGCGCATCCTTCCATGAAGGAATTATAATCCGGAGGTAACGACATGATTCGGCGCTGTGCCCTCGCCCTGGCGGCCGCCTTCCTGGCCCTGCCGGCCGCCGCGCAGGATGCCTATCCCAGCCGCACGATCACCATGACCGTGCCCTTCGCCGCCGGCGGGCCGACCGACACGGTGGCGCGGCTGGTCGCCGAGGCCATGGGGCGCGACCTGAAGCAGACGGTGGTGATCGAGAATGTCGGCGGGGCCGGCGGCACGCTCGGCGCCGCCCGGGTCGCCCTGGCCAAGCCGGACGGCTACGCCATCCTCATGCACCATATCGGCATGGGCACGACGCCGACCCTGTACCGCCGCCTGTCCTATGACCCGGTGAACGGATTCGAAACGGTCGGCCTCGTCACCGAGGTGCCGATGACGGTGATCGCGCGCAAGACTATCGGCGCGAACACGCTGGCCGAGCTGACGGCGCTGATGAAGCGCGACGGCACGAAGATCAACCTCGCCAATGCCGGGATCGGGGCGGCCAGCCATCTCTGCGGCCTGCTCTGGCAGAGCGCCATCGCCACGCAGGTGACCACCGTGCCCTATCGCGGCACCGCCCCGGCGATGACCGATCTGATCGGCGGCACGGTGGATGTGATGTGCGACCAGACCACCAACACCACGGAGCAGATCAAGGCCGGCGCCGTGCGTGCCTTCGCCGTGACGACGAAGGAGCGCCTGGCCGCCCTGCCCGACCTGCCGACGGTACGGGAAGCCGGGCTGCCAGGGCTGGAGGTCTCCATCTGGCACGGCATCTACACACCGCGCGGCACGCCGGCCGCCATCAACGAGCGGCTTTCCGCCGCCCTGCGCGTGGCGCTGAAGGACCCGCAGGTCGTCTCGCGCTTCGCGGAACTCGGCACCGCACCGGTGGCCGATGCGATGGCCACACCCAAGGCGCACCGGGACTACTGGATGGCCGATATCGCGAAATGGCGCCCGGTGATCCAGGAGGCTGGGCAATACGCCGACTGATCCCCCGGCGGCGGCGCCACGCGTGCCGCCGCTGGTCCCATCGCCCGGCCTCCGCCCCCCGGCACGGAATGCGGCCGGAAGGAGATGTCCTGACGGTGCATCGCAATCAGGCCGGGTCCAGGCTATAAGCGAGGCCGGACGAAAACAGAATTGAGCGGGCATCTGGCATGAGCACACTGGAGGGACGTCGGGTCCTGGTCGTGGAAGACGAGACACTCGTGGCAATGCTGGTGGAGGATACGCTGCTCGACGCCGGCGCGCAGGTCCTGGGGCCCGTGGCGACGGTGGCGGCTGCCCTGCAACTGATCCAGGCCGAGAGGCCCGATGTCGCCGTACTCGACCTGAATCTGGCAGGCGAGACCTCCGAGCCGATCGCCGACGCACTGACGGGCATGGGCGTGCCCTTCGTGGTGGCCTCCGGCTATGGGCAGGCCGGCGTGCCGACCCGGCATGCCAACGTCCCGGTGCTGGCCAAGCCCTATGCCCCCGAGGAACTCACCCAGGACCTCGCCCGCCTGCTGCCCTGACTGAAGCTCCCGTCCCGCGCCGGGGCCGGGATGCATCGGATGCCCCGGTCCGGCGGGAATGCCGCGCAGCTTGCCGATATGAACGGCCGCCTCTTCTGACCGTCCCGCTCGTGGCCGGCCCCCGGCGGCAAGGCGAAGCCTTGCTCCCAAGGACAGCGCAACGGCCGTGCATCAGGACTTCCCCGCCGGAGCGGCTTCACGGCCTCCGGCTGGCGCCATCCTTGTGGCCAGGCTTCACCCCGGCAGCCAGCCGGCCAGTTCCTCGCGCAACAGGGCTTCCAGCAGCGCCACGGCACCGGGGGAATCGTTCAGGCAGGGGATCACCGTGTAGTCCTCGCCCCCGGCCTCCAGGAAGACATGCCGCGATTCCCGGCCGATCTCGTCCAGCGTCTCGACGCAATCGGAAAGGAAGCCCGGCGTGATCATCGCGACGCGCCGGATGCCGCGCCCCGGCAGTTCCGACAGGACATCGTCGGTATAGGGCTCCAGCCAGGGGTCCCGGCCGAAGCGGGACTGGAAGACAAGGGGGAATTCCGCCTCCGGCAGGCCGAGCTCCCGGCGCAGCGCCACCATGGTCCGCTCGCATTCGGCCAGATAGGGGTCGCCCTTCTCGACATAGGAACGCGGCAATCCATGGAAGGAGGCGAGCAGCAGTTGCGGCTGCCGCTCCAGCCTGGACAGCGCCTGCCGCACCGAATCGGCCAGGGCGCGGATATAGGCGGGATGGTCCGGGAAGGAGGGCGCGACCCGCAGTGCCGGCTGGCGCCGCATCCGCATCAGCGCGCGGAACGCATCATCCGCCACCGTCGCTGTGGTGGAGGCGCTGTATTGCGGATAAAGCGGCAGGAGCAGCACGCGGTCGCAGCCATCGGCCATCAGCGCCCGCAACCGCTCCTCCACGCTCGGGCGGCCATAGCGCATG
Protein-coding regions in this window:
- a CDS encoding PadR family transcriptional regulator; this translates as MRHFFSHRRDPRLSEPRWPDQGSHGEARRFHRDFGDGERGGRGSSPFGRHGHHGRRGGGRGGRFFESGDLRLVLLRLIAERPRHGYELMEEIETRLGGAYRPSPGTIYPTLTLLEELGQIAVSATEGAKKLYAVTPEGERVLTEQKAEADALFARMAAAGGDSPEGGKLQILRAMHNLKLALRLRLGRGNLSEEQLRRIVEAIDATATRIERE
- a CDS encoding siderophore-interacting protein, with translation MEKAPARVARRVRHELRFRQLEVTRVEDITPAMRRITLAGPDLAGFTSLSFDDHVKLFFPEPGAPVTLPVAGPNGVVFPEGQPRPPARDYTPRRYDEAAGVLEIDFALHENGPATDWASRARPGDRIGLGGPRGSFVIPLDFDWHLLIGDETALPAIGRRLEELPEGSHALVIAEVAGPEEEQVWQSRAKLDLRWVHRGRVPPGQGTGLEEALRALRLPGGEGYAWVACESLVAKRLRRILLDERGLPKERVKAAGYWQIGAAGAHETHND
- a CDS encoding tripartite tricarboxylate transporter substrate-binding protein — encoded protein: MIRRCALALAAAFLALPAAAQDAYPSRTITMTVPFAAGGPTDTVARLVAEAMGRDLKQTVVIENVGGAGGTLGAARVALAKPDGYAILMHHIGMGTTPTLYRRLSYDPVNGFETVGLVTEVPMTVIARKTIGANTLAELTALMKRDGTKINLANAGIGAASHLCGLLWQSAIATQVTTVPYRGTAPAMTDLIGGTVDVMCDQTTNTTEQIKAGAVRAFAVTTKERLAALPDLPTVREAGLPGLEVSIWHGIYTPRGTPAAINERLSAALRVALKDPQVVSRFAELGTAPVADAMATPKAHRDYWMADIAKWRPVIQEAGQYAD
- a CDS encoding response regulator, producing MSTLEGRRVLVVEDETLVAMLVEDTLLDAGAQVLGPVATVAAALQLIQAERPDVAVLDLNLAGETSEPIADALTGMGVPFVVASGYGQAGVPTRHANVPVLAKPYAPEELTQDLARLLP
- a CDS encoding LysR family transcriptional regulator — protein: MPLPTPLPLPLPPDWFARFRLKLRHLQLLASLDETRNLNRTAEALGITQPAASRLLAEIERILGEPAFLRRPRGLVPNALGEVLVRRARTVLIDLTQAAAEMNSLRGGLGGAVAVGAVTGPAVDILSRAVEAVQRSSPGLQITVEVDTSAPLVAHLLEGRLDFVLARLPPEMGPDAILYREAAEEELCFLVRAGHPLLHRRGLALRDLLNLPWVLQPPGTLLRRRVDLLFLRLGLPLPGRMLNTSSVLLTLANLSRSDAVGVISASVASIFAPKGQFRRLAPLRDVPRLAVEPFGLIQLRERPLSPPAQRLFSAVEGSLFPEG